The genomic stretch CCACCCGCCTCGCCGACTTGGACCTCACCCGCGTCGACGGCCCCTGGTGGGACCTGCGCCCCGACTCACCCGCCCACCGCCAGGCCCGAGAACGAGCCGTCCACGAAGCGGTCCAGCGCGCCCGCGAATACGCGGAAGCGCTCGGCACCTCACTCGCCGCCCTCGTCGAGATCGCCGACATCGGCGCCGAGGACGGCGGACCCCACCCCATGGCAGCCGGCCGCATGCGCTCCATGGCCTACGCGGAAGCCGCCGAGGACACCGTGACCGCCCTCGACCTCGAACCCCAGCGCCAGCACGTCTACGCCCAGGTGAATGCGCGATTCACCATGACGCCCCCGCGCCTGTAGTGCAATTCTCCGAATTTCGCTCACCAATTCGCTCATCAGAGCGACCCCCCGCACAATTCAACACTTGTCAATAGCCCTTCACGCAAAGGTTGTTGAGTAGTCATGCGGGACCAATTCGCTACCCACTGGTAAGCCCTAGGCTCTAAACATGCGCCGAGCGAAAATCGTCTGCACCCTGGGACCCGCCACCGACTCGTACGACCAGATAAAGGCACTGGTCGACGCCGGAATGGACGTGGCCCGCTTCAACCTCAGCCACGGCAGCCACGCCGACCACGAGGACCGCTACCAGCGCGTGCGCAAGGCCTCCGACGAGACCGGCCGCAGCGTCGGCCTCCTCGCCGACCTTCAAGGCCCGAAGATCCGCCTCGGCCGCTTCACCGAAGGACCCGTACTCCTTGAACGCGGCGACACCTTCACCATCACCGTGGAAGAGGGCGCGCAAGGCGACCGCGAGAGCTGCGGAACGACGTACCAGGGTCTCGCCGCCGACGTCACCCCCGGCGAACGCATCCTCGTCGACGACGGCAAGGTCTGCCTCGAAGTCACCGCAGTCGACGGCCCCCGCGTCCGCACGACGGTGATCGAAGGCGGCATGATCTCCGACCACAAGGGCCTGAACCTCCCCGGCGTCGCCGTCTCCGTCCCCGCCCTGTCCTCGAAGGACGAAGAAGACCTCCGCTGGGCCCTGCGCACCGGCTTCGACGTCATCGCCCTCTCCTTCGTACGCAGCGGCCGCGACATCGAGGACGTCCACCGCATCATGGACGAGGAGGGCCGCCGACTCCCCGTCATCGCCAAGGTGGAAAAACCCCAAGCCGTGGAGTCGATCGACGACATCGTCGCCGCCTTCGACGGCATCATGGTCGCCCGCGGCGACCTCGGCGTCGAAATGCCCCTGGAACAGGTCCCGATCGTCCAGAAGCGCGCCATCAAACTGGCCAAGCGCAACGCCAAACCGGTCATCGTGGCAACCCAGATGCTCGACTCGATGATCGACAACGCCCGCCCGACGCGCGCCGAGGCATCGGACGTGGCGAACGCGGTCATCGACGGCACGGACGCGGTGATGCTCTCCGGCGAGACCAGCGTGGGCAAGTACGCCATCGAAACGGTCCGCACGATGGCAAAGATCGTAGAAGCGGCGGAGGAAGACCTCCTGGCGAGGGGCCTCCCGCCTCTGACGGACAGCAACAAGCCCCGCACCCAAGGCGGAGCAGTAGCCCGAGCCGCAGCCGAGATGGGCGACTTCCTGGGCGCCAAATTCCTGGTCGCCTTCACCCAGTCCGGCGACACAGCCCGCCGCCTCTCCCGCTACCGCTCCCCAATCCCCCTGCTGGCCTTCACCCCCGAACCGTCAACCCGCTCCCAGCTCAACCTGACATGGGGTGTCGAAACGTTCCTGGGCCCGCATGTGGAATCGACGGATGCGATGGTCGAGCAGGTCGACGAACTGCTCCTGAAGTACGGCCGTTGCCAGAAGGGCGACACGGTGGTCATCACAGCGGGCTCGCCCCCCGGGGTATCGGGCTCGACGAACATGGTCCGCGTCCACCACATCGGCGAGGACGACAGCCCCAAGTAGCAGGCGGAGGGCCCCTCTTGAGGAGGGGCCCTTTTGTTGTCAGTGCTTGGGGCCTACGTGGGTGTCCAGGAGGGCTACGGAAGCCTTCCTGGCGACGGAGATGTTGAACGCGTTGCCGTTGCGGGCGTAGACGGCCCACTCGACCCCGAGCTTGTCGAGGGTGTCGGTGTAAAGCGCCCGGATGTCGTCTGACTTGTTGGTGAAGAAGTACCGCGGGTACTCGTAGCGCTTGCGCTCGCCGGAGACCATCCGGGTCGTCCAGTTGATGACGCGGCAGCCGTCGGAGTGGATGAGGCCGCGGATGAACTCCCAGGGGTGAGCGTCGACGACTGCCTGCTGCCAGGGTTCGAGAGTGATGCGGCGCTCGTGCTTCTTGCCGGGACCGTGTTGGGGGAAGAGGCAGGGCCAGTGCCCGCTGTAGCCGACCACGGAGGTGTATCCGACGGCCTGGACTCGGTACGCCTTCCCGCTGGGGTTGATCGCTTCGACTGCCGCGGCACACGCTTCGATGAGGCCGGGCCACGAGTCGGCGCAGGCGATGCGGAGGAAGTAGCCCTTCTTCATGCCTGGGCTGATGCAGCCGTCGCCCAGGTACAGGCCCAGCAGGTAGCTGTACGACGCCTTGTCCGATGGCGGCTCCGCCGCTGGACCGCAAAGCGAGCAAGGAGTCCGCTGCATACGGGGCAGCGGATCGATGCGCGCTTGCCATGAGCGGATAGCGGCGCGAGATATTCCTGTTTCCTTGCTGACGGAGTTGAGACTGCGCCCCTCCGCCACCAAGGCCAGAGTCAGCTTGCGTGTACCGAGGTCGTACATACGAACACCCTGTGGGAGTGATCGCGACGACACGCACCAAAAAGCGGATGTTCACGAGAACGGGAACATCCGCTTTCCGGTGAGTCCCTTGGAATCCAAGGAAAAGTGCCCCGAGTCGGATTCGAACCGACGCTGGATGGGTTTTGAATCCATGGCCTCTACCGCTGGGCTACCGGGGCCCACCTTCAATGTGAAGGTCGACGGTCACCCGCCGTGCCCTCACCTTATCGCAGCTAGGTAGGCTCTTGTCAGCAGCACCCCTGCCCCTGAACGAGGAGCCCCCGTGACCGCCCCCGAGTCGCCCCAGCCCGTAGACGCGCCCGACGACGACAAGTCGCACGTGCCTCCGCTGACGACCCGTGTCGTCATTGCCGAGGACGAGGCTTTGATTCGGCTCGATCTCAAAGAGATGCTCGAAGAAGAGGGGTACTCCGTCGTCGGTGAGGCCGGTGACGGTGAGCAGGCCATTGAGTTGGCTCGGGAGCACCGCCCCGACCTCGTCATTCTCGATGTGAAGATGCCCAAGATGGACGGCATCTCCGCCGCCGAGAAGATCGCCGAGGAGAGCATCGCACCGGTGCTCATGCTCACCGCCTTCTCGCAGCGCGACCTCGTCGAGCGGGCCCGGGACGCCGGTGCCATGGCCTACCTCGTCAAGCCGTTCAGCAAGAGTGATGTCGTGCCCGCCATTGAGATGGCCGTGTCGCGGTTCACCGAACTGAGGGAGTTGGAGAAGGAGGTCGCCGATCTCACCCAGCGGCTGGAGACGCGGAAGCTCGTCGACCGGGCGAAGTCGGTTCTTCAGACGGAGTATGGGCTGACCGAGCCCGCCGCCTTCCGGTGGATCCAGAAGACCTCCATGGACCGGCGGATGTCGATGCAGCAGGTCGCCGAGGCCGTCATTCAGGACGCCGAGGAGAAGAAGGCTGCCAAGGGCTGAGGCCCACGGCACACAGACAGAGCGAAGGCCCGCATCCCCGGCGAGGGGAGTGCGGGCCTTTGCCGTGACTGATCAGTCCTCGCCGAGGTAGGCCTTGCGGACCGACTCGTCGTGGAGGAGGTCCTGGCCGGTGCCGGACAGGACGATGTTGCCGACCTCCATGACGTGACCCTGGTCGGCGAGCGAGAGCGCCGCCTGGGCGTTCTGCTCGACCAGCAGGATCGTGGTGCCCTGCGACTTCAGCTCGGCGATCGTCGCCATGATCTTCTGCATCATGATCGGCGACAGGCCCATGGAGGGCTCGTCGAGCATCAGCAGCTTCGGCTGGGACATCAGGGCGCGGCCCATCGCCAGCATCTGCTGCTCACCGCCGGAGAGGGTGCCCGCCGCCTGGTTGCGGCGTTCTCCGAGGATGGGGAACAGGTCGTACGCCTTCTGGATGTCCTTCTCGATGCCCTCCTTGTCCTTCCGGAGGAAGGCGCCGAGCTGGAGGTTCTCGAAGATGGTCAGCCGGGGGAAGATGTGCCGGCCCTCGGGGGAGTGGGCAAGACCCAGCGCGACGATCTTGTGGGCGGCGATGCCGGTGAGCGGCTTGCCGTCGAACAGGATCTTCCCGGAAGAGGGCTTGAGGAGCCCCGACAGGGTGCGCAGGGTGGTGGTCTTGCCGGCGCCGTTGGTGCCGATCAGGGTGACGACCTGGCCCGCCTCCACGCTGAAGGAGATGCCCTTGACGGCCTCGATCTTGCCGTAGGCGACCCGGAGGTCCTCGACCTCAAGCAGTGCGGTCACTGGGCCTCCCCTTTCGTGCTGGTGGTGCTGGTGGCGTCGGCCGAGGCTTCCGCTGCCTCGACCTCGGCGGCTTCCGCCTGGCCGGGGTCGCCCTCGAACGGCTCGCCCAGGTATGCGGCGATGACTCGCTCGTCGGCCTGGACGACCTCGGAGGTGCCCTCGACGAGCTTCTCGCCCTGGACGAGGACGGAGACGCGGTCGCTCAGGTTGAAGACGAAGCGCATGTCGTGCTCGATGAGGAGGACGGCGATGCCCTTGTCGCGGATGGCGAAGACCAGTTCCTCCGTCGCCCGCGTCTCCTGCGGGTTCATACCGGCGGTCGGCTCGTCCAGGAGGAGCAGACCGGGGTCGGAGGCGAGGGCGCGCGCGATCTCCAGCTTGCGCTGCTCGCCGTAGGGGAGGTTACGAGCGAGGTGGTCCCGCTTGTGGGCGAGGCCGATGAACTCCAGGAGTTCCATGGCCCGTTCCTCGCTGGCCTTCTCCGCCTTCTTGAAGCCGGGGCCGCGCAGCAGCGCCGACCAGAGACCTTCCTTGGTCCGGGTGTGACGGCCGACCAGGACGTTCTCCAGGACCGTCATGTTGGCGAACAGCCGGATGTTCTGGAAGGTACGGGCGATGCCCGCCTGCGTGACCAGGTGCGGCTTGGGCGGCAGCACGGTGCCCTTGTAGGAGACCGTGCCCTCGGTGG from Streptomyces davaonensis JCM 4913 encodes the following:
- a CDS encoding SIMPL domain-containing protein, which codes for MTTPAVPYGTPDAPRIAVRGEAHLEVDPEIGRIGITVASRGKDRRSALEDLTRRNATALDLVKSYGDAVERLETGAFSVRPELTKRGRGERVHTYHGTVHLTAELTDFTALGELTTRLADLDLTRVDGPWWDLRPDSPAHRQARERAVHEAVQRAREYAEALGTSLAALVEIADIGAEDGGPHPMAAGRMRSMAYAEAAEDTVTALDLEPQRQHVYAQVNARFTMTPPRL
- the pyk gene encoding pyruvate kinase, with product MRRAKIVCTLGPATDSYDQIKALVDAGMDVARFNLSHGSHADHEDRYQRVRKASDETGRSVGLLADLQGPKIRLGRFTEGPVLLERGDTFTITVEEGAQGDRESCGTTYQGLAADVTPGERILVDDGKVCLEVTAVDGPRVRTTVIEGGMISDHKGLNLPGVAVSVPALSSKDEEDLRWALRTGFDVIALSFVRSGRDIEDVHRIMDEEGRRLPVIAKVEKPQAVESIDDIVAAFDGIMVARGDLGVEMPLEQVPIVQKRAIKLAKRNAKPVIVATQMLDSMIDNARPTRAEASDVANAVIDGTDAVMLSGETSVGKYAIETVRTMAKIVEAAEEDLLARGLPPLTDSNKPRTQGGAVARAAAEMGDFLGAKFLVAFTQSGDTARRLSRYRSPIPLLAFTPEPSTRSQLNLTWGVETFLGPHVESTDAMVEQVDELLLKYGRCQKGDTVVITAGSPPGVSGSTNMVRVHHIGEDDSPK
- a CDS encoding helix-turn-helix domain-containing protein, with translation MYDLGTRKLTLALVAEGRSLNSVSKETGISRAAIRSWQARIDPLPRMQRTPCSLCGPAAEPPSDKASYSYLLGLYLGDGCISPGMKKGYFLRIACADSWPGLIEACAAAVEAINPSGKAYRVQAVGYTSVVGYSGHWPCLFPQHGPGKKHERRITLEPWQQAVVDAHPWEFIRGLIHSDGCRVINWTTRMVSGERKRYEYPRYFFTNKSDDIRALYTDTLDKLGVEWAVYARNGNAFNISVARKASVALLDTHVGPKH
- a CDS encoding ANTAR domain-containing response regulator; translation: MTAPESPQPVDAPDDDKSHVPPLTTRVVIAEDEALIRLDLKEMLEEEGYSVVGEAGDGEQAIELAREHRPDLVILDVKMPKMDGISAAEKIAEESIAPVLMLTAFSQRDLVERARDAGAMAYLVKPFSKSDVVPAIEMAVSRFTELRELEKEVADLTQRLETRKLVDRAKSVLQTEYGLTEPAAFRWIQKTSMDRRMSMQQVAEAVIQDAEEKKAAKG
- a CDS encoding ABC transporter ATP-binding protein; translation: MTALLEVEDLRVAYGKIEAVKGISFSVEAGQVVTLIGTNGAGKTTTLRTLSGLLKPSSGKILFDGKPLTGIAAHKIVALGLAHSPEGRHIFPRLTIFENLQLGAFLRKDKEGIEKDIQKAYDLFPILGERRNQAAGTLSGGEQQMLAMGRALMSQPKLLMLDEPSMGLSPIMMQKIMATIAELKSQGTTILLVEQNAQAALSLADQGHVMEVGNIVLSGTGQDLLHDESVRKAYLGED
- a CDS encoding ABC transporter ATP-binding protein, producing the protein MTTPVLEARGVTMRFGGLTAVRSVDFTVNSGEIVGLIGPNGAGKTTFFNCLTGLYVPTEGTVSYKGTVLPPKPHLVTQAGIARTFQNIRLFANMTVLENVLVGRHTRTKEGLWSALLRGPGFKKAEKASEERAMELLEFIGLAHKRDHLARNLPYGEQRKLEIARALASDPGLLLLDEPTAGMNPQETRATEELVFAIRDKGIAVLLIEHDMRFVFNLSDRVSVLVQGEKLVEGTSEVVQADERVIAAYLGEPFEGDPGQAEAAEVEAAEASADATSTTSTKGEAQ